From one Microbulbifer sp. A4B17 genomic stretch:
- the tnpB gene encoding IS66 family insertion sequence element accessory protein TnpB (TnpB, as the term is used for proteins encoded by IS66 family insertion elements, is considered an accessory protein, since TnpC, encoded by a neighboring gene, is a DDE family transposase.), which translates to MWLPFNSKAWFYRQPIDFRKQIDGIVLLVADTLHKDPTSGQLFVFRNKKADKIRMLYWEDHGFWLLYKRNEQSSFIFPGISNDAIELSISQLQWLLSGLDFTQQEEPEKLYFSSFY; encoded by the coding sequence ATGTGGCTACCGTTTAACAGCAAAGCCTGGTTTTACCGTCAGCCCATCGATTTCAGGAAACAGATTGATGGTATCGTGCTGTTGGTGGCTGATACGTTACACAAAGATCCGACATCCGGTCAGCTCTTTGTCTTTCGTAATAAAAAGGCCGATAAAATTCGTATGCTCTACTGGGAAGATCATGGATTTTGGCTCCTGTATAAGCGAAATGAACAGTCGAGTTTTATCTTTCCTGGCATTTCAAATGACGCAATAGAGTTATCGATTTCACAGCTACAGTGGTTGCTTTCCGGGTTGGACTTTACTCAGCAGGAAGAACCAGAAAAACTCTATTTTTCCAGCTTCTATTGA
- a CDS encoding transposase domain-containing protein: MARKNFLFASSVNGARALCLHFSLIRTAKHHGLDPYRYYVDVLKQIPHCQSVEDYEALLPWNIQLERVGMAAAA; this comes from the coding sequence ATGGCTAGAAAGAACTTCCTGTTTGCATCTTCAGTCAATGGCGCTAGAGCACTGTGCCTACACTTCAGTTTGATCCGCACGGCTAAACATCACGGCCTTGATCCCTACAGGTATTATGTGGATGTGCTTAAGCAGATTCCTCACTGCCAGTCCGTTGAGGATTATGAGGCACTGCTACCCTGGAATATCCAGCTTGAGAGAGTTGGGATGGCCGCAGCCGCATAA
- a CDS encoding IS630 family transposase, with translation MGFTPQKPARWNYEQNPKAAKKCMEEDYPSIKQRAKQEGAEIYWGDETGIGSDCQHERGYAPKGKTPIVKLNAKRTSLNMISVITSQGTVRFQTYEGADRQVDFHKRLIKAAGCKVYLILNNLRVHHTRVVKAWLAKHEDEIEIYYLPSYSPELNPDEYLNCNLKGRAHSGMPARSKKKLKSKVLSRMKMLQKKPARVPVYFRHEAIKYAA, from the coding sequence CTGGGGTTTACGCCTCAGAAACCCGCCAGGTGGAACTATGAGCAAAACCCAAAAGCGGCTAAAAAATGCATGGAAGAGGATTACCCGAGCATTAAACAACGAGCGAAACAGGAAGGCGCAGAGATTTACTGGGGTGATGAAACAGGCATTGGCAGCGATTGCCAGCATGAGCGTGGCTATGCGCCAAAAGGAAAAACGCCCATTGTGAAGCTGAATGCAAAGCGTACTTCACTCAATATGATATCCGTGATTACAAGTCAAGGAACAGTGCGCTTTCAAACTTACGAAGGTGCCGATAGGCAGGTTGACTTTCACAAGCGATTGATCAAAGCAGCAGGGTGTAAAGTTTATCTTATCCTGAACAATCTTAGGGTACATCATACACGAGTCGTTAAAGCTTGGCTGGCAAAGCACGAGGATGAGATAGAAATCTATTATTTACCATCATATTCACCTGAACTGAATCCAGATGAGTATTTGAATTGCAACCTTAAAGGGCGCGCTCACAGTGGTATGCCAGCTCGATCCAAGAAGAAGCTTAAAAGCAAAGTGCTTTCTCGCATGAAAATGTTACAAAAGAAGCCCGCGCGGGTTCCAGTCTACTTCCGACATGAAGCAATTAAATATGCAGCATAG